Within Thunnus thynnus chromosome 15, fThuThy2.1, whole genome shotgun sequence, the genomic segment CTGTAGTGAAGCAGCTGACTGTAGAGGAGAGAGTCTTCTGGAGGAGAAACACTGAGGGAAGCTctggagagtgagagagagagcaagacagacagataatggtagagagaaagacagaaaccgaacatcacagacagacacattatAGTTCATTATATGCAATAATTCTCTATATGTTggttcattttgattttaatgttacTGCACATCAtcaacagaaatataaatatcattGTGTCCATAAAACTACATCATATCATGTGATTCTACCTCTTCTCAGCATAGAGCTCTTCCCATAGTCCAGACTCATCTTCAGCCACTGAGGGCAAATATTGgtgaggatgctctccatgttGTTTGATCCAGTGTTGAAAGCATCCCACATGCGTTCAATAATGACAGCTTGTGGTTTGTAAGCGTTCCATGTCAGTGTCTTCAGGTCAAATGATGAGAAGTCTTCTCCATTATAACCAACCTGAACAAAACCAGTAGTCTCTTCAGTCTCATCATCCCATTCACAGCCAGCCATAAGCTGTAAaatgtggacacctgagagagagacagagacacagactgcAGTAAACCAGAGTGAGATCTCAGCACAGTCAGCTATCATCAGTTGATATCACATCTtcaccacagagacacactgatccacacacaccaaaacagaaGATCTACACCTtctgctgttattggctggatGGAAACAACTCACAGCCAATCATCATCTGGACAGTGTGGATGActcagagagaggcagagactgCTGGGAAACAGAGtccatttcctgtctttaccacagagacacactgtcTCCACTGAGACCAACACACACTTTATCTACACTGTTGAAGGTGGTGTGACTTCATGTGAgctgcaggaacacacacacacacacacacacacacacacacacacacacaccaaaggtGGAGTCCTGACCAACACACATGGATTAAACCTGATCCTGGACTGAAGATTAAATTCACTGAAACCCTGCAGCCAGTGGATCAGTCCAACAACATCCTCTTCCTGTGAGAAACTACAGACTAGACTGTCCTGAAGCTGCTCCAGAAGATTCCACTGAGGGAGGGTTTTATTCAGGATTAGTCACTAGACTCCACCTGCTCAGCCAGGACATTGTGTCCTTTTCTGCATGTGTTACTACACACGGATATTAAAATTGCTAAGCTTAGTTTAATAATATGCAGCCATGGTTTTTGAAGAATATTTAAATTAAGTCAAGGGATATTGGGGCTTTGTACAAAGATGAATTGTTCAGTATGTTCTGTTAGTGGgagaaacaaacataattttggGTTAAACTGAGAACAAATCCTAACAAAGTTCTTTTGTGCAacaatttaaacacataaaCTAACTTGGTGGTAAAGGTATAAGAGCCATAATATACTCCATGGTTTCCTGATACAGAAAACACTGGTCATGGCATTTTTTACCTCCACTTTTATCTTCTTGTTTTGTGCATTATTGCTTACATAATATCTGTTATTTACCATGATGGAAACACTGCATTGAGCTTGTATATGAGTTTTctggtgtgtatgtgcacatgcaaAAACTAACTTTGAATGTCTgtgcatttatttatagataGATTTGTGTGTAGATACCCCTCTAGATGTTGAGAAGATATTCATGTCTGtatattatgttatgttgtacatgttaaatgtatataatattaatagtatAATATCATATTTCTTGCCCTTCAGTTGGGGTGGTGGGGATGGTTTTGGAGATGCTGTGAGAGAAATTATCTGTATTGTCATTATGATGTATAGAGTTGCTTAACATGTATTCACCTAGTGTATTCAAGTGAACTGTTGTTCATGAAGATGCACAAATAAATTAAGATACAGTtacttaaacacacaaaaaaaacattaaagaagtaaaaaattaaaaagaaaatatgtaccTCCAGCTTGGTCAAAGTGCTGATTCAATTCAACAATGGTAGCTGTTAGAATCATATGGAGAGACACACAGGTCCAAGTGTAAATCACCAACAGCTGAGAATGATCTTTGATGAATTTTTTCGCCCAGTCTGGTTTGGGTTCTGCTTTCGTGATGTTGCTGTCACAGTAACCCAACTGAACTTCATCAACCATTGCAACAGCCACAAACTCTGGGAAGGTTTGGAGTCCAGATGATCCAGTCAGTAAATATGTCAAGGAGTGTTTCACTGTAGGACAAACAAAGTTTTAAATAACAgtttttcattaatgtttcatATATGATTCTATGAGCACAACAGactttacatttctgttcaaTCCAAAGAATTTagtttttaaacctttatttatacattaataaatacatatttagcGTAGATTGATTTAGCATAAATGCTCTTTAACagcaatgtttgttttaaacacacacaaatgcaacagaaaaacaatcagAATCAGGCTTCGTTAGAGCAGTTCCTGGCAGATATGGGCAGGATTTTGTGGATGGTTCTGAAGTATGTTGATGGCATACAAGATTATTCCCAGTGACTGGCAATTTAACTGTTAAAGAATACAGTTTCACTTTGGtactcagtgtgtttctgtaaaaatcaGTTTATGAACATTATGCATTTATAtcttaaaatagaaatataaatgCTGAAATAGAAGTTACACAACTGTTTAAAAAAGATTATTACATTACCTGAAGATACAACACGGCAAAAGAGAAGCAACAACAGAATCCCCTTCATCTTGCTTTGAGACAGACGTTAGAATGAACTCTGTGGTGGAGGAAAGACTGTCAAGTGTGTACCGTCAAATGGAGTGACCAATAGAAATGATAAATAGCTGTGCATCATGTGTTACCAGGAGTAAATTTGGTGTGTTTTACCAGAAGTTTAATAGCATGTAGTAACATGAGTAAAATTGATTAGTAAATGTTAATTAAGGTGACACATGGTGGAAACACAAATTGTGACACAATTAAGAAAGGTTAACATCAGCTCAAAGAAAATGCTCTTTAAAGGACAGAGTGCATCAGCAGGCAAAGCAAGACACACAAGTGTAtctataatatacagtatagcacAATTTATACAATGAAGCAGTTTCATAGTgcctctgtttttgctctctaccaactaccagggaaatatctggcttgttagctgctaaatgctccactatgtttaccagctagtctacagctaactgtgtctgtctgttgtttggtgctgagcaggtagtgtacagtggctttttagagctttggctctgaaaacagctgcctgctgcagccaaaaacaatgttatgagagtgctgagagtgaaccaaaacaataaagttttagccagacagctaaacaatgagctgaaactctctAGAAAGTTCCATAAAGCCAAGGGGAGTTTCAgggtcgctgataattctctgtaggttcatcactaccaGCCACGGCTCTGCcattacacacagacatttgatacaatgttattttaaaaaaatattaattataggCACTCATGTCTGAGGGGCAAAGTTGCATCTAAAttactcaaacacacattaagAGCTTTGACCCTTCACTGATGTTATTCTCTTTGCCCCTGTGGTATTTTATAATTGAGGTGAATGTtctgtgaatattatattattatacattataacatatcatatatatatatgtatgtatgtatatgtatgcatgtgtgtgtgtgtgtgtgtgtgtgtgtgtgtatatatatatatatatatatatatatatatatatatatatatatatatatatatatatatatatatatatatatatatatatatatatatatatatatatatatatatatatatatatatatatattagggatgtgcagaaagcccagtatttttatctgtatttgttgaggcagcaaaattatttgtatttctatttgtatttgaatgaaagtggaaagaggcttaaaaatcctgtttatgttgttattgcgcttttaattttagaaaattaaagtgttgcagtaagtgttcataaataaactaccttatgaaggaggtccccacactgggtcttgaactggagtctcccagatcatagacgactgtgctgactactgagttaaaactttactcatcacctcattgcacacagacctctaactaacaaatatttttaaaaatatttgcatgaaacaaatattcgttaaaaaaaacaacattatttgtgctttgctgaataatgtatttgtatgtatgtatatatatatatatatatatatatatatatatacacacacactcacacacacacacacacacacacatatacatataactCCCTTAAAACTCCATGCATACcatattattgtgtaattaacACAATACACatgtataatattatattactgTTTTTCATCCATGACAAGTCTTCCATAGCTGTACACTTGAGAGAGGTAAGTTTGCCCGTTATGAGATACTACAGTGCTGGACCATCATGCCTGCTATGAGctaattttcaaaagtatagacccatttctcaacttgtttttattcaaattcatacaatgaagtcgaagacataaacataataaatcCCTGGGGTGTGGGTGAAGCTTGCCTGCCAAACTCACatgtataaaaaatgtttgtcaCAACAAAGGGCAAAAGCATTTGATTTTTATGAACTTTAtccatatatgtatatactgatTCATACGAAGAAGTTGCACCATAAGTTATGGGAAATTAAAGTCCAAACCCCCAATCGTTACTCCTTTGTTCCTCACTG encodes:
- the LOC137198248 gene encoding major histocompatibility complex class I-related gene protein-like isoform X1, with product MKGILLLLLFCRVVSSVKHSLTYLLTGSSGLQTFPEFVAVAMVDEVQLGYCDSNITKAEPKPDWAKKFIKDHSQLLVIYTWTCVSLHMILTATIVELNQHFDQAGGVHILQLMAGCEWDDETEETTGFVQVGYNGEDFSSFDLKTLTWNAYKPQAVIIERMWDAFNTGSNNMESILTNICPQWLKMSLDYGKSSMLRRELPSVFLLQKTLSSTVSCFTTGFYPYRADMFWRKDGEELHEERGEILPNHDGSFQLSVDLNLSSVSPDDWKKYECVFHLSGLKDDIITKLDKAVIRTNREILTDMTIPIIAAVVALAVILIAAAGFMFYKKKRASDNSTELSEQPNPEARVQ
- the LOC137198248 gene encoding major histocompatibility complex class I-related gene protein-like isoform X2, yielding MKGILLLLLFCRVVSSVKHSLTYLLTGSSGLQTFPEFVAVAMVDEVQLGYCDSNITKAEPKPDWAKKFIKDHSQLLVIYTWTCVSLHMILTATIVELNQHFDQAGGVHILQLMAGCEWDDETEETTGFVQVGYNGEDFSSFDLKTLTWNAYKPQAVIIERMWDAFNTGSNNMESILTNICPQWLKMSLDYGKSSMLRRELPSVFLLQKTLSSTVSCFTTGFYPYRADMFWRKDGEELHEERGEILPNHDGSFQLSVDLNLSSVSPDDWKKYECVFHLSGLKDDIITKLDKAVIRTNREILTDMTIPIIAAVVALAVILIAAAGFMFYKKKRAKCPPSHKYLFFLCFI